Part of the Zea mays cultivar B73 chromosome 4, Zm-B73-REFERENCE-NAM-5.0, whole genome shotgun sequence genome is shown below.
taatcaaaagtcttgtgaagagtttagcagggtgatgacgcagaaattcgagatgtcgatgatgggcgagttgaactacttccttgggttccaagtgaagcaactcaaggacgggaccttcatctcccaaacgaagtacacacaagacttgctaaagcggtttgggatgaaggacgccaagcccgcaaagacaccgatgggaaccgacggacacaccgacctcaacaaaggtggtaagtccgttgatcaaaaagcataccggtccatgataggttctttgctttatttatgtgctagtagaccggatattatgctaagcgtatgcatgtgtgctagatttcaatccgatcctaaggagtgtcacttagtggcagtgaagcgaatccttagatatttagtcgctacgccttgcttcgggatctggtatccaaaggggtctacatttgacttaattggatattcagattccgactatgctggatgtaaggttgataggaagagtacatcagggacgtgccaattcttaggaaggtccctggtgtcatggaactctaagaaacaaacttccgttgccctatccaccgctgaggccgagtacgttgccgcaggacagtgttgcgcgcaactactttggatgaggcaaaccctcagggactttggctacaatctgagcaaagttccactcctatgtgataatgagagtgccatccgcatagcagaaaatcctgttgagcacagccgcacaaagcacattgacatccggcatcactttttgagagaccaccagcaaaagggagatatcgaagtgtttcatgttagcaccgagaaccagctagccgatatcttcactaagcctttagatgaaaagaccttttgcaggctgcgtagtgagctaaatgtcctagattcgcggaacttggattgaattgtagcatacatgtgtttatgcctttgatcatgttcattctgcattttgttgcttattatggtgctcaagttgtacaaacactccctggacctcacaagtccgttgcaaaggatGCACATTTTCAGGggaagatgtgttacaacttgaccctttgagactaaccatgtgcttgagtttgatgatttagtctcgaaggagatttgaaagggaaaaggtggacttggaccatgaaagacttccactgcactccgatgaaaagagtaacttttccaagttcatctttatactcttattgcctttgtactcttatttgaagattttggtgaggcaatgggggtaaagggccaagattgatcccgttttggtgcttgatgccaaagggggagaaaataaaggccaaagcaatagatggatcagctaccacttgagaaattttgaaaatagtagattagagcttttgggtgtcaaaactcttttactgtctcttatgtcaaaagttggcctcttgtggggagaagtgttgattatgggaaaaagggggagtttttgaaatccttgatcaaatttctttggaaaacctctctttatgtctctacaagtggatttgacttagagataggaatttgagtttgatttgcaaaaacaaaccaagtggtggcatagagtgattcaTATatgtcaaaacaatttgagttcttatttgaatcgattttgtatttgttctacttgctttatattgtgttggcataaatcaccaaaaagggggagattgaaagggaaatgtgcccttgggccatttctaagtattttggtgatttagtgtctaacacaagtgtttggatgtaaaatggtggacaaagtacaaaccaaggataaaggtatgtttctcagacttagtacattgttttagagactaatgtgttgtgtctaagtgctggaaacaggaagaatcaaattggaaatgagatggctttgttcagccaagtctgctcagtctgggagcaccggactgtccggtggtgcaccggacagtgtccggtgcgccaggctggctcgagcaaagtgtccgctctcgggaattcaccggcgacgtacgactataattcaacggactgtccggtgtgcaccagactgtccggtgagccaacggtcggccgcgcgatctgcgcgggacatgtggccaaggcaacggctagaagggggcaccggactgtccggtgtgcaccggacatgtccggtgcgccaatggctctctggctgccaacggtcggctgcgccagttaaggaaagaaatctggcactggacagtgtccgttgtgcaccggactgtccggtgcgccagacgacagaaggcaagatcagccttccatgattgctctcaacggctcctagctgccttggggctataaaagggacccctaggcgcatggaggagaacaccaaacattcctacaacattcctaagcaccaagacatcgattccgcgcctttgattctttgtgataagcaattagagctctagttgagtggtgaactcattgagttgtgttgtgagctctcattgcgatttgtgtgcgtggcgttgctgtgatttcttgtcttgagtgcgttgctaatccctcccttgctccgtgcttctttgtgaatttcaagtgtaagggcgagaggctccaagttgtggagattcctcgcaaacgggattgagaaaaagcaagcaaaacaccgtggtattcaagtgggtctttggaccgcttgagaggggttgattgcaaccctcgtccgttgggacgccacaacgtggagtaggcaagcgttggtcttggccgaaccacgggataaccaccgtgccatctctgtgattgatttcttgtggttattgtgttttgactcctctctagccacttgacaattattgtgctaacgattaaccaagttttgtgacttaagttttcaagtttcacaggatcacctattcacccccctctaggtgctctcactccctCGACCCTAACGAATAAGTGGTTTCAACCTTTTCTTCGACGATTAAAATATATTAACTTTAAtcaaatttatataataaaataataatatttaTGATATGGATAAGTATCATTAGACTCTTTATCAATTATGTCTTCGTAGTATACCTATAAATATGTGTGAAGACCCCCTTGTTTTGGGGCAAGTGTATTTTTCTCTTGACTATAGGTGTGGCCTATAAATACAGAGGGTCGTTACTACTTCGAACAATTAATGGTCGTTTGCTCCTAATTTTATTATCGTCATATTCCATTCATCATAACACAATCCTCACTTTCCATCTAACCTATCGGACATCATCGACCTTCTCCATGCTATACTATTCAACGAGGGTAGGATATTGAGTGAAATACCCATAATTGGCATGTCTGTGGACCCCATGGCACCACCCatctagggcttgttcggtttggAGGGGTTtaagggggattggaggggattaaatcccctcctattTAAATTTGTATAGAAGGGGATTGAATCCCCTTCAATCCCTCTCAATCCAcccctaaccgaacaagcccctaATCGGCCATGCATGGATCCTCGTAGACCCAACATTGTAGACACTCCACTAAAGGCTACTTTGAAACCTTAAATTCCCTTCGGGATTAGAGAGGATTGAGGtataaatgaactaatttcctgtCCAATCCTCTTCAATTTCGAAGTgaatttgagtttccaaactagccttaAAGACACCCTACTAAAGGTTTGTTCGGTTAAAGGTAAATTGAGAGGGATTAGATGAAATTAAATCCCCTCCTAATTGAGAGGTGGATTGAGGGAGATTAAAAGAGGATTTAATACCATCCATTTCCCTTCAATCCACTCCTAACCGAACAAGTGATATATATAATTGATCATATTTCatttgttattaatgtaaaacattaTCAATTATACGCATTGTTAGATATAAAAAATGTTATATATACACTAAAATGAATATATTTATACAACGAACGATCTCCTGacaagataattatttattttataaACTATTATATTAAAACATCGTTACATGTAAATTTAACGAGTCACTACGGGGAATAGGTATAGAGAATGTTTCCCATCTCCATCCCGTTTAACCGGCGGGGAAATTAGAGAAGAAACTTCACTATCCTCACCCTTTAGAGCTTGTTTGGGAGTAAAGGTAATGAAGTGGATTGAAGGACCTATAATCCTCCACTATTCAATTTTAGATAGCAAGGGATTATAGTCCTATCAATACCTTTCATTTCACTTGCTTCCAAACAAGCCCTTAATGAAAAAATTTCCTACGAAGAATAAAAGATCAGATCCCATTACCATCTCTACTCCACACACAGAATAGTCGGGAAATGGCTATGTGCCAGGCTGTTTTGCAGCAGCCAGCAGTGGTCAAACCTCGCCGGCTTTCTGGCGCGGTCAGCGTCGTCGTCGATCACCGACACATGGGTCAGCATGTGCATGCTCATCTGCTGCGGTGCTGTCCCCCACTCTCTCAGTCTCACTGACGAGATGCTTCTGCAAACCCTTTTTCTATGTATGGATAATATAATATCGTCAACGAAGAACACATGTGTCTGCTACTACCAATAATCATCATGGCCCTCGTCACCTTAGCTACTCCGATCCATGCATAAATACACGTGCTCCGCGCCCGCAGTCTTCACCCATCAACCCACACTCCAGCACATAGCAATGGCGTTCACGCGGCGGCGTCCGTGCGGCATCCTCCTCCTCTCCCTGCTGGCGGCATCCGGCTCGCTGTCGCTGGCCGCCACCGGCCCGGGCGACGtggccgtcttctggggccggaACAAGGACGAGGGCACGCTGCGCGAGGCCTGCGACACGGGCACCTACACCACCGTCATCATCTCCTTCCTCCGCGGCTTCGGCCACGGCGCCGCCTACTACTCGCTCGACCTCTCGGGCCACCCGCTCGCGGGCGTCGGCGCCGACGTCAAGCACTGCCAGGCCAAGGgcatcctcgtgctcctctccatcGGCGGGCCGCCCAACACCAacaccggcgccggcgccggctacTCCCTCCCGTCCGCGCGGGCGGCGGCGGACCTCGCCGCGTACCTGTGGGACGCCTACCTGGGCGGCTCGCGCGCGGGGCTGCGCCGCCCGTTCGGCGACGCGGCGCTGGACGGCGTCGACCTGTACATCGACCAGGGCGGCGTCGACGGCCACTACGACGAGCTGGCCAGGCGCCTCTACGCCTACAACAGGAGCTACCGCGGCAGGCTCGGGGTGACGCTGACGGCCACGGTGCGGTGCGCGTACCCGGACCCGCGCGCGCAGGCGGCGCTCGCCACGGGGCTCGTCTCCCGCGTCCACGTCCGCCTGTACGGCGACCTCAAGTGCACCTGGTCCGACCGGGAGGCGTGGGAGAAGTGGGCCGCGGCGTACCCGGCCAGCCGCGTGTTCGTCGGCGTCGTGGCGTCGCCCGAGGCGGACAAGGACGCGTACATGTTCCAGAAGGACCTCTACTACAACGTGCTGCAGTTCGCCCAGAAGGCGCCCAACTACGGTGGCCTCATGATCTGGGATAGGTACTACGACAAGATGAACCACTACATCAGCAGCAGCTAATAATTAAGCTTCCCATCCACATCCATCCACATCCACCCGGTTTATCACCTAATATATAATAGTATTATTGTATTTTTCTTCttaactttataatacactgtaatGTAATAATGTGATGATCTGATGATCCACCAACGGAATAAAATGGTCAGCTTCCAGCCGGTGGGCCGCGCCACTCCGTCGCCTGGTCTCTGGGCCTGCAGCGCCGCGCCGCTCCTGGCTCGCGCGCGCGGAGCGACCTGCACCGCTACGTCTTGGGCCTGTCCGGGCTGGGCCGCCTCCTCGGCTGCTCTGCCTGGACTCAGGCTTAGGGACGATAATGGGCCCCGATCCCGATTCCTCGTGGTGCATGTTTTCCCTATTAAGATTAGCTCAAATTGATAAAATAAAAACAAGATTAATAATAACCAAAAGCGAAGGAATCAAAACAGCAACAGAAGCAACAACGCCTCGCAAGACAAAGGCGCGTGATTCAAGGAGAGTAAAGGGAGAAACTGAAAACTAACAGCCAGTAAAAGTTGCGGCCACCAAAGAAAACTGTGTGCCCCTTTTCTCCTTAAACTAAGGAAAAAAGTTATCATGCCGAACAAAATAGGATTCCTTAAGATAAGATAAGATATGGCAGAAAAAAAAAACTATGACAACCTCCTTATATCAAGGGCTGTAGTATGGAAACTTAAATCTACTTGGAGATTCCCGGTGTTTGAGTCAGAAAATGAGCTAATTTCCCATTATTCAACAACTTCAAGTAACGATGTCAACAAGTCCTACGCTCAGAATAAGAATATTGCTAGTCTTTGATCACTTAGTAGAAAAATCCTCGAACCATGTCCTCCACATCACTGGCAGGGGGCATCACCGCCCGCGCTACAACAGTCCAGCTGAAGGAAAGGGTGGCGTGTAGGACGTAACCTGGAAGCGATTTGTTTAACTAAGCGATCCCATTTCGCTCTGCTCCAATTTGTACATTGACCCGTTACAATTCGTATTTATGGGAATTCCGATCGTTTTCGATTTTTATTCTTCATAAATGTGGAAATTGGATGGAAACAATATGGGTGTTTTCTGACTGTTTTCACTTTTCCCGTTTTTAGTCATGATATCCCGCTTTTATTCACATATAATATCCTATTTTAGACAATATAATGAACAAACCATAGACAACTATGTCACATCACAACAAACTAATCCATAATTAATTATTTTCTTTCGTACCCATATGTATATTATAATATATTGCTTTTATATGTCTAGATGAGATGTATCAATCAATTGCAATACTACTTTATTTTTATACTCTATGCGTCAATGTTTTTGCTTTTTATGTCTGATTTCAATCCGTTATCTATTTATTCTGTTCGTTTTGGTTCTTTTTCGCTATACCGCTAGTCCGTTTTCGACCCCGTTTCTAAAATAAAATGTGACAATGAAAATGGAATAGGAATTATCCCAACTAACCCCATTCATTTTCATCCCTAGTGCTGAAACAGTCCTTGCTGTGTTATGTTACGTAGTTTGCATTTCATTTTTGTAGATAGCGTTGACATGTTAAGATGATACATGGATACATAAAACTAACGTGAAAGGTTAAAAATCCTCGGTGTGTGAAACATAATTCACTATTTCGAAATAGTTTACAATTCAAGAGTGTTTGAGAAGATAACTTGACCTTCTTTTGACTTTTGTACTTCCC
Proteins encoded:
- the LOC100272870 gene encoding Xylanase inhibitor protein 2-like precursor translates to MAFTRRRPCGILLLSLLAASGSLSLAATGPGDVAVFWGRNKDEGTLREACDTGTYTTVIISFLRGFGHGAAYYSLDLSGHPLAGVGADVKHCQAKGILVLLSIGGPPNTNTGAGAGYSLPSARAAADLAAYLWDAYLGGSRAGLRRPFGDAALDGVDLYIDQGGVDGHYDELARRLYAYNRSYRGRLGVTLTATVRCAYPDPRAQAALATGLVSRVHVRLYGDLKCTWSDREAWEKWAAAYPASRVFVGVVASPEADKDAYMFQKDLYYNVLQFAQKAPNYGGLMIWDRYYDKMNHYISSS